The sequence below is a genomic window from Flagellimonas marinaquae.
CTTGAACGTACCCGTCTCCAGCAGTACGGCCGAACATTGCACTAACAGAAAGTCCATTTTCCATTAGACCAGTGTTGTAACCCATTGTAGTTTTCAAATAATCGTTGTTTCCAACTCCTGCAGAAATTACACCACCTTCCTTAAGGTCAGCTGCTTTAGTAATAACGTTAATTGTACCACCAACGGATGAAATGGCAAGTTTGGAAGAACCAAGACCTCTTTGTACCTGCATTGCAGAAGTTACATCGGAAAGTCCAGCCCAGTTACTCCAATATACCCAGCCATTTTCCATATCATTAACAGGTACACCGTTGATCATTACCGCAGTGTTTCTTTGATCAAAGCCACGAACGTTGATTCTAGCGTCACCAAAACCACCACCTTGTTTTGTCACATAGATGGAAGGAGTAGACCTTAATATTTCGGGAAATTCCTGAGAACCTAATTTTTCAACTATTTCTGTTGATGTAATTGTGGATACAGCTACAGGGGTTTCCCTGTCCTTTGCAATATCCATCACACCTGTAACCACAACTTCACCTAATTGCTCAGCATCCGGCATCAATATAATTGTACCTATATTTCCTGTAGAAGTGAAAGCAACTTCCTTTTTAAGGAATCCAATGTATGTTACCACTAGCGTTCCTGAGCTTTGGTTTACTTCCAAAGTAAAGTTACCGTCGAAATCGGTAGATGTTCCTGTCCTGGTTCCTTTAACCATAACAGTTGCTCCTGGTAACGGTCCGCCTAAATCCCCGTCGACAACCGTTCCAGTAAGAGTTCCTTGTGCAAATGCCATTGCTGAAACAAAAATAGCCGCAATAGCCAAGTAGAATCTTTTCATTTAATTCAGTGTTTAAGTGTTTTATTAGCCCTGCAAATGTGATCCAAAAATGGATCACACCCATTAAGCCAAAGTTAAAATCGATCAAATATAATTAACACTAAATTAACAAACAAAAATCCCTGACAAACAATTATTTACGGTTTTCACAACTATTTGAGAAGATAACGATCTACCCCTTAAAATAATGCAAAAGGTTCAGTGTAGAGCTGTCGTGTTTGCCGATTGTTGAATTTTCTATGTCGGATAAAATATTTTTTGCCAATTGCTTGCCCAATTCAACACCCCATTGATCATAACTGAATATGTTCCAAATTACCCCTTGTACAAATATCTTGTGTTCGTACAGGGCCACTAAGGCACCCAAACTTTTTGGCGTAAGCTTATCTATTAAAATGGTATTTGTGGGTTTATTGCCCTCAAATATTTTAAAAGGAAGCAGTTCATGGACTTTTTCCCCCGAGAGACCCTGCGTCTCCAATTCTTGCTTAACCTCATCCGATGTTTTCCCGTTCATTAGAGCTTCGGTCTGCGCAAAAAAGTTGGCCATTAATTTATTATGATGGTCCACATCACCGTGCAACGAATTCTTGAAACCGATAAAATCGGTCGGAATCAGTTTGGTGCCTTGATGTATCAGTTGGAAAAAAGCATGTTGTGAGTTGGTTCCCGGTTCTCCCCATATTATGGTGCCGGTTTCGTGACCTACCCGATTGCCCGACCTATCCATACTTTTTCCGTTGCTTTCCATAATCCCTTGCTGCAAGTATGCCGAAAAACGGTGAAGATATTGGGTGTAGGGAATAACGGCTTCGGTCTCCGCACCATAAAAATTGTTGTACCAAACACTGATCAGTGCCAGCACAACGGGGATATTATCCTTGAACGGTGTTTCCTTAAAATGAACATCCATTTCGTTGGCCCCAGTTAAAAGCTGCTCAAAATTCTCGTAACCCACGGAAAGGGCAATAGACAAACCTACGGCACTCCAAAGGGAAAACCTGCCCCCGACCCAATCCCACATGGGAAATACGTTCTCATCGGCAATACCGAACTCTTGTATCTTTTCTAGATTGGTCGACACGGCAACAAAATGATCGGCCACGTCTTTTTCCTTAGCGTTTTGTAGAAACCATCTTTTTATGGTCAGGGCGTTGCTCAAGGTTTCTTGAGTGGTAAACGATTTGGATACAATCACAAATAGTGTGGTCTCTGGATCAAGTTCCTTTAACACTTCGTGCACCAAATCACCATCCACATTACTTACAAAATGGATCTTAAGGT
It includes:
- the pgi gene encoding glucose-6-phosphate isomerase, producing the protein MALPTINPTATNAWKKLQQHYQETKEVHLRELFSEEGRGKKLSIQWNDFLVDYSKNRISDKTLELLLQLADEVGLKDSLKSYFQGELINQTEGRAVLHTALRAKKGEEIYVDGVNIVDEVFEVKDKIKSFSDAVISGERKGHTGKPFTDVVNIGIGGSDLGPVMVTEALKFYQNDLKIHFVSNVDGDLVHEVLKELDPETTLFVIVSKSFTTQETLSNALTIKRWFLQNAKEKDVADHFVAVSTNLEKIQEFGIADENVFPMWDWVGGRFSLWSAVGLSIALSVGYENFEQLLTGANEMDVHFKETPFKDNIPVVLALISVWYNNFYGAETEAVIPYTQYLHRFSAYLQQGIMESNGKSMDRSGNRVGHETGTIIWGEPGTNSQHAFFQLIHQGTKLIPTDFIGFKNSLHGDVDHHNKLMANFFAQTEALMNGKTSDEVKQELETQGLSGEKVHELLPFKIFEGNKPTNTILIDKLTPKSLGALVALYEHKIFVQGVIWNIFSYDQWGVELGKQLAKNILSDIENSTIGKHDSSTLNLLHYFKG